The following proteins are co-located in the Nerophis ophidion isolate RoL-2023_Sa linkage group LG04, RoL_Noph_v1.0, whole genome shotgun sequence genome:
- the lypla2 gene encoding acyl-protein thioesterase 2, with the protein MCGNNMSVPLLAEAVTVSGNEKETAAVIFLHGLGDTGHGWADTLTGIQLPHVKYICPHAPRIPVTLSRNLMMPAWFDLMGLSPDSPEDESGIKKAAENIKAIIEHEAKNGIPPHRIMLGGFSQGGALSLYTALTCQHQLAGVVALSCWLPLHKSFPSASNGYKNMPILQCHGEKDEMIPVQFGAMTSEKLKCIVTPQMITFKTYPGVPHSSCTQEMLAVKEFIEKYLPRI; encoded by the exons ATGTGTGGCAACAACATGTCTGTGCCACTGCTCGCCGAGGCTGTGACGGTGTCTGGGAACGAGAAGGAGACCGCGGCT GTGATCTTTCTTCATGGATTGGGAGACACAGG GCACGGATGGGCCGACACCTTGACGGGCATCCAGCTGCCCCACGTTAAGTACATCTGCCCGCACGC GCCACGGATTCCTGTCACTCTCAGCCGGAACCTCATGATGCCGGCGTG GTTTGACTTAATGGGTCTGAGCCCCGACAGTCCCGAGGACGAATCTGGGATCAAAAAGGCAGCAGAAAACA TCAAGGCAATAATTGAACACGAGGCTAAAAACGGCATTCCTCCCCACCGCATCATGCTCGGAGGCTTCTCTCAG GGAGGGGCTTTGTCCCTGTACACCGCCTTGACCTGCCAGCATCAGTTAGCCGGCGTCGTGGCCCTCAGCTGCTGGCTGCCACTTCACAAGTCTTTCCCCTCG GCGTCGAACGGCTACAAGAACATGCCCATCCTGCAGTGCCACGGCGAGAAGGACGAGATGATCCCCGTGCAGTTTGGCGCCATGACTTCAGAAAAGCTGAAATGCATAGTCACCCCGCAGATGATCACCTTCAAGACATACCCAGGGGTGCCTCACTCGTCCTGCACTCAG